AGGCCCTCGTGATCTACGCCCTGGTCTGCGCCTTCGCCCTCAAGTAGGGTTGGAGCCATTCCAGCGAAAGGGCGCCCATGGCGCCCTTTTTCATATTTGGGTCCAGAGGGGATCCGGCCGATAATGGGTTGACCATGCTCCGCGTCCCCTACGCCCCCCTACCGCTGCACATCGCCCGGGCCTTCCTGGGCGGGCGCTCTTTCATTGATCAGGAGACGCTCCACATCCCGGACCTGGCCCAGGCCCATGACTTCACCATGCAGTACGGCTACGACCTGGCCATTCCCCATCACCGGGAGCATGTGGTCAAGATCTTCGAGGATGCCCTGGGTTTCATCGAAGAGGTGATCCTGGAAGGGGTGGATCTCCAGATCCCGCCCGAATTCCACGAGATCCAGGATCCGGCCGAGCTCCTGGTCTGGGCTTCCCAGCGTCCCCGGGATCTCCGGGCCAAGTGGGCCTGTGCCATCCTACGGGTCATGCACACGCTGGTGCATGTGGACAACAATCTCCACCTGCGCTTCCTGCCCGAGATCCAGCAGCAGGTCTTCGATCGCTACGAACACTACCTGGTCCCGGGAGCCAATGGCACCTGGAAGCTCAAAGGGCAATACGAAGTGCCTCTGCTGGCCTTCCACCGGAAGGAGAGCAAGGACAGGATCTCCATGCTGCTCAAACTCCTGCACAAGCCGGAGAATGTGGCGGAGACGGTCTATGACCTGCTGGGTCTGCGCTTCGTGGCTGAGGATCTGGTGGGCTGCCTGCTGGTCATCCGCTTCCTGCTTGACCACCACATCGTCATGCCCCACCACCTGAAGGTGGGGCGCACGCGGAACCTCATGGTCGATCTGACTGCCCTGGACCGCTGGCTCGCCAAGATGCCGCCGGCCTTCGAGCTGGAGACCCTCGGTCCAGAGGAGCGGAGCCGGATTTCCGAGTCGCTCACCCTGAAGAAGGGGCGTCCCGCTGCCAACCCCTTCTCTGCCAGCAGCTATTCGGCTCTCCAGTTCACCACCACCACGCTGATCCGCCTGCACGGACCGGCCGTCTCCGCTCTGGAACGGGTCCAGGCGCGACTCCAGGGGATGGGGCGTCCGGAAATCGGTGATCTCCTGCGCATTCCCGAGTTGATCCAGGAGCAGGAGGAGTATACTTTCTTCTTCGCACACGAAGTTCAAATCATGGAAAGGACCGGGTTCGAGGAAATAGCTTCAGGGCCAGCCTCCCATGCAGAGTACAAGCGGAGACAGCGCGAGGCTGCCAGAAACCGAGTGTTGCAAGGCATCATGACGCAGGAGGGCTCATGCTGAACATCCAGACCCGCCAGGAAGGCAATGCCTCGGTGGTCACCATTCAGGGGAAGGTCAATTTCGAGGTCACGGCCCAGTTGAGGGACGTGATCCGGGATACCGTGACCACCATGCTGCCGAAGCTGCTGGTGATCAACCTGGAAGGTGTCAGCTTCATCGACTCTTCGGGTCTGGGCCTCCTGGTCGCCGCCCGGAACAGCGTCGACAAGAACAGTGGCAAGCTCCACCTCTGCGGCCTCCCCCCTCAGGTCAAGAAGACCTTCGACCAGACCAACCTGACGAACTACTTCTCCATCTTCGCCACCGAACAGGACGCCCTCCGCGGGGCCTGACGTGGACAAGGGCCTTGTTCTGGTCGTCGACGACGAGGCCCCCATCAGGGATATTCTGGGCTTCTACCTGAAGAGGGTGGGTTATCAGGTGGTCCTGGCTGAGAACGGCAGGCAGGCTCTGGAGGAGATGAGCAAGTTCCCTCCTGATCTCATCATCTCCGACCTCCGCATGCCGGAAATGGCTGGTGACGAGTTCTGCCAGATTGTGAAGGGCGATCCCGCGACGAAGGACATCTACTTTGTCCTCGTCTCGGCCATGGACGGCTCCGCTTCCCGTATCGGGGGCCTGAACATGGGGGCGGACGACATGATCGCCAAGCCCTTCCATGCCCAGGAGGTCATGGCCAAGGTCGCCTCTGCCTTCCGCATCATCGGCATGCAGAAGGAGATCAAGAAGCAGAACCGGATCCTGACCGAGTACCAGGACCGGATGACCGCCGAGCTCTCCCTGGCGGCCAAGCTCCAGATGGGGCTGTTGCCCCGGGCCCCAGGGGAACTGGCCTCCATCAGCTATCACCACCGCTACCTCCCGGCCGATGGCATTGGCGGGGACATCTATGCCATCGCCCCGGCTCTGGATGGCGGGGTGGCCATCATGCTGGCGGATGTGAGTGGCCACGGGGTGACGGCCGCCCTGATTTCGGCCATGGTGAAGACGAGCTTCTCCAACCAGGTCCAGCTCTCGGTCAATCCCCTGGAGTGGGCGGAGGGCATGAACCGTGACTTGGTCCGGAACACCCTGGAGGAGCAGTTCGCCACGGCTCTCGTCGGCCACTTCCACCCCGACACCCACACCCTCCGCTATGTGGTGGCCGGTCACGAGCCTCCCTTCCGGATCCCCGCGGCCCATCCCCGCCAGCCCGAACCCCTCAGCGGCCGGGGCTTCATGCTGGGGCTGGACGAGAGCCTGGGCTTCACAGAGCAGGTGGTGCCCTTCCTGCCCGGGGACCGGCTGCTGCTCTACACCGACGGTCTTGTGGAAGTGGAGGCGGAGGACTCCCGCTACCTCGGGAACGATGGGCTTCTGGCCTACTGCTCTGAACTGCCCACGGATGGAGAGCAGGCGCTGGACCTGTTGCTGCGCCGCGCCAGCGATTTCCATCACCCTCGAACCTTCGTGGATGATGTCACCCTCGTCCTATTGGACCGCCAAGCTTGATGACCCGCCCACAGAGCCGCCCGACGGCCCGCTGATCGTGGCTGATGAAGACAAGGGCGCTGCCCTGGGTCCTGAGACCCTCCAGGAGCCAGAGCACATGGCTGGACAGGATCGGATCCAAGCCTGCCAGGGGCTCATCCAGGATGAGGAGCCTGGGCTCCAGCACCAGGGCGCGGGCCAGGCAGAGGCGCTGGACCATGCCCCCGGACCATTGCGGGGGGCGCTGGTCCAGTGCCTCCAGAGGGAAGCGCGTCCGGAGGGCCATGGCCTCGGCCCTCTCCCGCAGGTCCGCCCCGGGACGGTGCAGCTGCAGGGGCTCCTCCAGCAGCTGGCGCCCTGTCCGGTGGGGTGGGAGGGAGAGCCTGGGGTGCTGGAGGAGACCTTGGATCCTGGCTCGATGGGGGCGTCGCTCGCGGGGGGAGAGGGAGGACCAGGGAAGGCCCTCCAGGGTGATGTGTCCCTCGGAGAGGGGCAGAAGGCCCAGGAGGGCCCAGGCCAGAGTCGACTTGCCGACCCCGCTGGGGCCCACGACCCCCAGGGCCTCCCCGGGGTCGAGCTGGAGGTTTAGGCCCCTCAGGATCCAGCGGTCTGCGCGCTGGATCCCGAGGCCTTCGACGGAGAGAAGCCTACTGGATGAGGTCGGTTCCCACATAGGGCACCAGGGCCTTGGGAATGCGGATGCTGCCGTCGGGCTGCTGGCCATTCTCCAGGATGGCCACCCAGGTGCGACCCACGGCCAAGCCCGAGCCGTTCAGGGTGTGGAGGAACTGGGGCTTGGCTTTGGGTTCGCTGCCCTTGCAGCGGATGTTCGCCCGGCGGGCCTGGAAGTCTCCGAACCAGGAGCAGGAGCTGATCTCCCGGTAGGTGTTCTGGCTGGGCAGCCAGACCTCCAGGTCGTAGGTCTTCTGGCTGGAGAATCCCATGTCCCCGGTGCAGAGGAGGACACGGCGGTAGGGGAGCTCCAGCTCCTCCAGGATGGCCTCGGCGCAGCCGGTGAGATGCTCCAGCTCTGCCTCGGCCTGGTCCGGGGTGGTGAAGGCCACCAGCTCCACCTTGTGGAACTGATGCTGGCGGATGATGCCCTTGGTGTCCCGGCCGTAGCTGCCCGCCTCGCTGCGGAAGCAGGGAGTGAAGGCGCAGTGGCGCAGGGGAAGGGTGTCGGCCCCCAGGACCTCGTCCCTGTAGAGGTTGGTGACGGGAACCTCGGCGGTGGGGATGAGGTATAGGGTGTCCTCCCCCCGACTGGTCTTGAAGAGGTCCTGCTCGAACTTGGGGAGCTGGCCTGTGCCGTACATGGTCTGGGGCAGCACCATGTAGGGAGTGAGGACCTCGCCCCAGCCCCTGGCGGTCTGGCGGTCCAGCATGAAGCTGATGAGGGCGCGCTCCAGTTTGGCGCCAAGTCCTTTGAGGACGGAAAAACGGGATCCGCTCAGCTTCGCGGCCCGGTCCAGATCCAGGATGCCCAGGGCCGTGGCCAGGTCCACATGGTCCTTGGGGCTCTCGATGACAGCGGGGGCACCCCAGCGCTTGACCTCGGGGTTGTCGTGCTCGTCCTTCCCCGTGGGCACACTGGCGTGGGGGACGTTGGGGAGCGTGGCCAGGAAGCTGCGGAAGGCGGCCTCAGCCTCCTTCTCGGCGGCTTCCAGGGCCTTCAGCTTTCCGCCCACTTCCTGCTGCTGGGCGATGAGGTGGTCCGCGCTCTGCTTGGCGCGCTTGAGCTGGGCCACCTCGTCAGAGACGCGGTTGCGTTCGGCCTTCAGGACCTCGGCCTCCTGGATCACCCGGCGGCGCTCTCCGTCCAGGCGCTGGTAGCTCTCCTGGTCAAAGGCGTAGCCCCTCCGGGAGAGCCCGGCGACGACGGCTTCCAGGTCTTGGCGGAGGAGGGCGGGATCAAGCATGGGTGGCCTCGGAAAATCCCAGGTTATCACCGTCTTACTCTCCCCTCACAGCGTGGCCACCATGACCGCCTTGATGGTGTGGATCCGGTTCTCTGCCTGATCGAAGACGATGGCATGGTGGCTGCGGAAGACCTCGTCCGTGACTTCCCGGATGTCCAGGCCCCGCTCCCGCTGCTCCTGAGCCAGGCGGGTCTCGAAGTCGTGGAAGGCGGGGAGGCAGTGCATGAAGACCACATCGGGGTTGCCACTCAGCTCCAGCAGTTCCCGGGTCACGCGATAGGGGGTGAGGAGCCTGACCCGCTCGGGAAGCTGGGTCTCTTCCCCCATGGAGGCCCAGACATCGGTATAGACCGCATCGGCCCCCCGGAGGGCCCGGGTATCCTGGGTGAGCTCGAGGTGGGCACCGGTGTCTCCGGCGGCGGCCCGGGCCCGGGCCAGGAGCCCGGGATCGGGGGCCAGCTCCCGGGGGCCCAGACCCACGAAGTGCATGCCGGTCTTGGCGGCGGCGTTCATGAGGGCGTAGGCCATGTTGTTGCGGGTGTCTCCGCAGTAGACGAGCTTCTGGTGGTGCAGGGGCTTGTCACAGTGTTCCTCCAGGGTCAGGAGATCCGCCAGGGCCTGGGTGGGGTGCTCGATGTCCGTGAGCCCGTTCCAGACCGGCACCCCGCTGAATCTGGCCAGTTGCTCCACCGCAGTCTGCTCGTAGCCTCGGTACTCGATGCCGTCGTAGAAGCGACCCAGGACCCGTGCGCTGTCCTCCATGCTCTCTTTCTTGCCCATGTGCGAGCTGTCGCTGTCCAGGAAGGTGACATGGGCCGACTCCTCCAGGGCAGCGACTTCAAAGGCGCAGCGGGTCCGGGTGGAGGCCTTCTCAAAGAGCAGGACGATGTTCTTGCCCCGCAGGAGGTCATTGCAGACCCCCATGCGCTTCTTGGCTTTCAGGTCCCGGCTCAGGTCCAGGAGGAAGCGCACCTCGTGGGGCGAGAAGTCGAGGAGGGTGAGGAAGCTGCGGCCCTTCAGGTTGGTGGACATGGTGTCCTCCTGCCTTCAGGGGAAGTGTGTGGCGTCGTTCGACGGGTGCCAGGGTAAAAGGGCAGCCCCGCAGGGCTTTGATTCAGTTGAGCTGGAAGGGCATCGTCAAAGTGAATCGCGCGGCCTGAGGTCTTCCATTCAAGGTAGGAACAAACCTCCACTGGAGGGCGTAGGCGATGGCGGTTTCCACCAGAGCCCCAGGCCCGGAGACAACCAGGGCTATTTTGGGAATCCCTTTGGAATCTGTAGTGATCTGGACCACGACGGTGCCCTGAACTCCCGCGAGCCTAGCCGCTGGAGGGTAGCGTGGCGGTGGGGGTTGGCGGCGGATTTTCAGCTGGGTGGAGTTTAGGCCGGACATCTGCTGGGGATCGCCTGTGGACTCCTCCCTGCCCTTGCAAGAGCCTGCTCTGGGGATTGGCCTCTTAGGGGCCGGCACCCCCAAGTCCTCCGAGTAACTCTGGAGGATCTCTCCGACGATGTTCGGGTCGCCTGCAGGATCCAGTTGTCCAGCGACCCTCGAGATCGACCAAACCCTGGGGATGGCCGGGGCCAAAGCCCGGTCTGCCCAAGTCGAGACCCGGAGCTGGGCTCTCTGCAAGAGTACCTCAGAGCCATAGGGGTGAGTGGTGACATCCAGACTCAGATCCAAG
The sequence above is drawn from the uncultured Holophaga sp. genome and encodes:
- a CDS encoding TonB family protein, whose amino-acid sequence is MSIFVWLPLLLGVTDAPTPVEQATVQGAHTTSCPDVQWQDLKRTNHSEPIRYPVLAQIQNISGDVTAQFHISSKGEVTSAHALDGPPILQRPVESFLYACRFQPPLLNNQTTEAQSKVRISFKQMWPEGSPAPKRLKGYVLHITTKATGKAPMLDKLACERQVRDWLAQTGLKPIDGIPSDPEGTLDLSLDVTTHPYGSEVLLQRAQLRVSTWADRALAPAIPRVWSISRVAGQLDPAGDPNIVGEILQSYSEDLGVPAPKRPIPRAGSCKGREESTGDPQQMSGLNSTQLKIRRQPPPPRYPPAARLAGVQGTVVVQITTDSKGIPKIALVVSGPGALVETAIAYALQWRFVPTLNGRPQAARFTLTMPFQLN
- a CDS encoding fused response regulator/phosphatase, with protein sequence MDKGLVLVVDDEAPIRDILGFYLKRVGYQVVLAENGRQALEEMSKFPPDLIISDLRMPEMAGDEFCQIVKGDPATKDIYFVLVSAMDGSASRIGGLNMGADDMIAKPFHAQEVMAKVASAFRIIGMQKEIKKQNRILTEYQDRMTAELSLAAKLQMGLLPRAPGELASISYHHRYLPADGIGGDIYAIAPALDGGVAIMLADVSGHGVTAALISAMVKTSFSNQVQLSVNPLEWAEGMNRDLVRNTLEEQFATALVGHFHPDTHTLRYVVAGHEPPFRIPAAHPRQPEPLSGRGFMLGLDESLGFTEQVVPFLPGDRLLLYTDGLVEVEAEDSRYLGNDGLLAYCSELPTDGEQALDLLLRRASDFHHPRTFVDDVTLVLLDRQA
- the argF gene encoding ornithine carbamoyltransferase: MSTNLKGRSFLTLLDFSPHEVRFLLDLSRDLKAKKRMGVCNDLLRGKNIVLLFEKASTRTRCAFEVAALEESAHVTFLDSDSSHMGKKESMEDSARVLGRFYDGIEYRGYEQTAVEQLARFSGVPVWNGLTDIEHPTQALADLLTLEEHCDKPLHHQKLVYCGDTRNNMAYALMNAAAKTGMHFVGLGPRELAPDPGLLARARAAAGDTGAHLELTQDTRALRGADAVYTDVWASMGEETQLPERVRLLTPYRVTRELLELSGNPDVVFMHCLPAFHDFETRLAQEQRERGLDIREVTDEVFRSHHAIVFDQAENRIHTIKAVMVATL
- a CDS encoding TIGR04552 family protein, producing MLRVPYAPLPLHIARAFLGGRSFIDQETLHIPDLAQAHDFTMQYGYDLAIPHHREHVVKIFEDALGFIEEVILEGVDLQIPPEFHEIQDPAELLVWASQRPRDLRAKWACAILRVMHTLVHVDNNLHLRFLPEIQQQVFDRYEHYLVPGANGTWKLKGQYEVPLLAFHRKESKDRISMLLKLLHKPENVAETVYDLLGLRFVAEDLVGCLLVIRFLLDHHIVMPHHLKVGRTRNLMVDLTALDRWLAKMPPAFELETLGPEERSRISESLTLKKGRPAANPFSASSYSALQFTTTTLIRLHGPAVSALERVQARLQGMGRPEIGDLLRIPELIQEQEEYTFFFAHEVQIMERTGFEEIASGPASHAEYKRRQREAARNRVLQGIMTQEGSC
- a CDS encoding STAS domain-containing protein, producing MLNIQTRQEGNASVVTIQGKVNFEVTAQLRDVIRDTVTTMLPKLLVINLEGVSFIDSSGLGLLVAARNSVDKNSGKLHLCGLPPQVKKTFDQTNLTNYFSIFATEQDALRGA
- the serS gene encoding serine--tRNA ligase; translation: MLDPALLRQDLEAVVAGLSRRGYAFDQESYQRLDGERRRVIQEAEVLKAERNRVSDEVAQLKRAKQSADHLIAQQQEVGGKLKALEAAEKEAEAAFRSFLATLPNVPHASVPTGKDEHDNPEVKRWGAPAVIESPKDHVDLATALGILDLDRAAKLSGSRFSVLKGLGAKLERALISFMLDRQTARGWGEVLTPYMVLPQTMYGTGQLPKFEQDLFKTSRGEDTLYLIPTAEVPVTNLYRDEVLGADTLPLRHCAFTPCFRSEAGSYGRDTKGIIRQHQFHKVELVAFTTPDQAEAELEHLTGCAEAILEELELPYRRVLLCTGDMGFSSQKTYDLEVWLPSQNTYREISSCSWFGDFQARRANIRCKGSEPKAKPQFLHTLNGSGLAVGRTWVAILENGQQPDGSIRIPKALVPYVGTDLIQ
- a CDS encoding ATP-binding cassette domain-containing protein, with amino-acid sequence MWEPTSSSRLLSVEGLGIQRADRWILRGLNLQLDPGEALGVVGPSGVGKSTLAWALLGLLPLSEGHITLEGLPWSSLSPRERRPHRARIQGLLQHPRLSLPPHRTGRQLLEEPLQLHRPGADLRERAEAMALRTRFPLEALDQRPPQWSGGMVQRLCLARALVLEPRLLILDEPLAGLDPILSSHVLWLLEGLRTQGSALVFISHDQRAVGRLCGRVIKLGGPIGRG